A window from Chlamydiota bacterium encodes these proteins:
- a CDS encoding aminotransferase class I/II-fold pyridoxal phosphate-dependent enzyme — protein MTPMTRRKEMLAFSRPSLGDEEIAEILHSMRSGWITTGPKCARFEQDVCEYVGAKHAVALSSATAGLHLALLAAGVGPGDEVITTSMTFAATANVVALVGATPVFVEIRDDLNIDPACIEAAVTPRTKAVIPVHFAGYPCDMERILEIARRRNLVVIEDAAHAIGTEYRGRRIGSLGAMTVFSFHPIKNITTGEGGMLVTDDPALAEKVRLLKFHGIQKDAWKRYGGKEIPQYEIHFPGFKYNLTDLQAALGIHQLKKLDGFIEIRTRLAARYRALLAGAPGILLPVTPLEEGIRHCWHLFVVLVDIDRLTIDRDRFMGAMLEANIGIGLHFPAVHLQPYYLKAFGCRRGTLPKTEFVSDRIFSLPLYPKMREADVDDAAAAAKEIAARHLK, from the coding sequence ATGACGCCGATGACACGCCGCAAGGAGATGCTGGCATTCTCGCGTCCCTCGCTGGGGGATGAGGAGATCGCGGAGATCCTCCACTCGATGCGGTCCGGCTGGATCACCACCGGCCCGAAATGCGCCCGGTTCGAACAGGACGTCTGCGAATACGTCGGCGCCAAACACGCCGTCGCCCTCAGCTCGGCAACCGCCGGCCTCCACCTCGCCCTCCTCGCCGCGGGCGTCGGTCCCGGCGACGAGGTGATCACCACCTCGATGACCTTCGCCGCGACGGCGAACGTCGTCGCCCTCGTCGGCGCGACGCCGGTCTTCGTGGAGATCCGCGACGACCTGAACATCGACCCCGCCTGCATCGAGGCCGCCGTCACCCCGCGCACGAAGGCCGTCATCCCGGTCCACTTCGCCGGCTACCCGTGCGACATGGAACGGATCCTCGAGATCGCCCGCCGCCGCAACCTCGTCGTCATCGAGGACGCCGCGCACGCCATCGGCACCGAATACCGGGGGCGGCGGATAGGGTCGCTCGGCGCGATGACGGTCTTCTCCTTCCACCCGATCAAGAACATCACCACCGGCGAGGGGGGGATGCTCGTCACCGACGACCCGGCCCTCGCGGAGAAGGTGCGGCTCCTGAAGTTCCACGGCATCCAGAAGGACGCATGGAAGCGCTACGGCGGCAAGGAGATCCCCCAGTACGAGATCCACTTCCCCGGCTTCAAGTACAACCTTACCGATCTCCAGGCGGCCCTCGGCATCCACCAGTTGAAGAAGCTCGACGGGTTCATCGAAATCCGGACGCGCCTCGCGGCGCGCTACCGTGCCCTGCTCGCGGGGGCCCCGGGCATCCTGCTCCCCGTCACGCCCCTCGAGGAGGGGATCCGCCACTGCTGGCATCTGTTCGTGGTGCTCGTCGACATCGACCGCCTCACGATCGACCGGGACCGGTTCATGGGGGCGATGCTCGAGGCCAACATCGGCATCGGCCTGCATTTCCCCGCGGTGCATCTCCAGCCGTATTATCTGAAGGCGTTCGGCTGCCGCCGCGGCACCCTGCCGAAGACCGAGTTCGTCTCCGACCGCATCTTCTCCCTCCCGCTGTATCCGAAAATGCGCGAGGCGGACGTCGACGACGCCGCCGCGGCGGCGAAGGAGATCGCCGCGAGGCACCTGAAATGA